In Colletotrichum destructivum chromosome 1, complete sequence, the sequence TCGGTGCGGGTCGGCTCCAGCATCCAGCAGGCACTCGACGAGCTCATTCGAGCCTGTCCGGATGGCATGGTGCAAAAGCGTATCCTCGCGCTCGTCAACGGCTTTGATATCGAGTCCTCGCGGAATAAGCATGGCCAAGATCCTTTTGAGCCGGCCAACCTCATCCGAGGTGGTCTTGTGATTTGGAGAAAACAAACACAACTCATCAACCCACGAGCACCCATCTATAGAGGGAAATGTTGCGCCGTTCTCGACGAGCAATTCCACGGCTGAGACCTGCAATTCCAGGAGCGGTTGGCGTAGACAGCCATCAAGCGGCATGTTCGTCTCATAAATTGCCCCCAAGTTTCGGAGTGCTTCCAGTATCTCCCAGCACTCATAGAGTACTGCAAGGGATAGCGGAGTAAAGAAGCGACTCACGTTGGTACGCCAGTGGCTCATCATGTTACACGTTTTGTTCACAAAATCTAAACCGCAACGTTCAGTCAAGACAGTTAGACATTCCGTTGCCTGTCCAGGAATCCAACATCTTGAGAATGAGCAGTCCGGGGCACCATTTCGACCTAGAATTAGGTAGTGTATTGCAGTTCTTCCATGGTTGTCAAGCTGTCGCGGGTTGCTGCCAGCATCTAAAAGAAGACGCAGTATTCTCAGGTCACCCACCATGGCAGCATGGTGAAGGGCGGTCGTCCCGTCGACTCCGCCGTCTTTGATGTTGGGGTCAGCTCCGTACTTGAGGAGCGTTCGAACCATGCGAGCCTGGAGATCAAGTTCGTCTGTTCCTGACTCTGGTTTCAGGCCACAAACGAGCATAAGAGGCGTGTGGCAAGCAGCAAGCCTGTCCCGTTCGAGAAATGAGTAGTAGGCATTTGCATTCGCGCCCTTTGAAAGTAGAATCTCACAAACTTCCTCAAATCCTCTGAAGGCGGCTTGCTGCAACGGTGTGAAATTGAAGGGGTTACGGGCTTCCATGTCAGCTCCGTACTCAATGAGGATCTCTGCGAAGCGAGGATCCTTTCTGAGAGTGGCCGTGTGCAAAGCCGACTGCACATCGGCCTCCGCGCCGACGTTCGCACCCGCCTCCAACAAGAGACGCAAGGCAAGGAGCTTGCCGTCTCTGATGGCTGATAGTAGCATTCTCGATTTCCAAGACGCAGCCGTCTCACATTTTCGACGGGAGCTGTCATCGATGTCGACGCTACGACCTGATGGGGGGTTCAATTTGGACGCGGTACGCCATTCATTCCCAACCGGTGGATCGAAACGACCGGTTACCCAGAGGTCCTTCATATTGAAGGATGGTTCCTGAAAGACAGCGACAAGGTCGTCGTAATCGCTTCTGTTGTTGCTAATATCCACCGAGCTACCCTGCAACTCGTCGATAAGGTCTCGCTTGGTGTCTGTGGGTAAATGTGGAGTGAAGTAGCGACGTGCCTCATCATAACTAAGGTCCTTCGGGGCCGGAATCTGCTCGTTGTGGTGTGTGCCAGAGAGGGAATTGCTGTGGTGTTCGAGCaaggccttgacgacgtccgTCTGTAGGCTTGCCACTGCCCACCTCAAGGCTGTCCAGTCGTGAACATCGCGCGCCATATGGCTTGCGCCGTTGTCAAGCAGCAGTTTTACTGTCTTTGTGTTACCATTCAACGCCGCCCAGAAGACAGGGGTCCAATTGACCGAGTCTCTTGCGTTGGTGTCGGCCTTGTGAGCAATAAGAATCTCGACAGCCTCTTGGCTTTGACTGAAACATGCCCAATGAAGCGGAGTCCACATTTGAGTATCCGTAGCGTTCTTGTCTTCGCCTTGGAAGAGAAGGCTAGTGATCTTTTCCGGTAGGTTCCAATACGAAGCAAAATGCAAGGCCGTGTGGCCGCTAGGTATTGTTTCGAACACTGCCGTCCTGGTGATTGTGGATTTCAAGCTGTTCTTGTAGTGTGATGCTTGGAAAGCAGCAGCCCGCAGCCCGGGGTTGTCAAGAAGCCTGTCGACGGAACCCGCCTTAAGGTCGACCGTCTCGTCAAGATGCTTCCTCCAAAATAGGGCGGCAtaggagagaaagacaaaCGTCTCCATACGTGTGtccatctcctccgccgTATGAGCAACTCCGCCGGCGAATGTGCGCATGGTGAGGTATCTCAAGCATGAGTCTGCGATGTCGCCATGGTAGAGGCCATTGTAGCGGTTGCACAGCCAAGTGTGTACGGTGCTGTGTACCATGCTCACCGAGCCCCCTTGGATGACCACGAGCCCTCCACACACCTTCAAGAGAGTCTTTGGTGACACGAGGTTCTCGTCGTCAAGCTCATCACAGTCTTCCTCGGTGGCGAGACCGTGAATGAGTTCTGCCATTTGGAGTTTTCTCTCGGCAGAGATGATCCAACCCATTACTCGATGTGCTAGGGTGCGTTGTGACTTTGACTGCGCGTCAATCCTTTCGAGACTCGATTCGAACGCCTTTTCGAGATGGTCCGGATAGACCTTTAGGGCTTGTCGCATTTCCTTGACGGTGCTGAGCTCAACCAGATGATCTGCCAGAAGTCGGGCTAGAAGAAAGCTAGTAGCCAGTTAGTCATGCGTTCTACTCGAAGTGCTTTCCTCATTGTTATGGAATACTTGCATTCCTTGCGATTTGTCGAGAATATCCCTTTCCAAGTGGGGGTGCTGTTCCATCACGTCCTCCAAGCCATTCTCCTCGAATCGAGAGGCCAAGTAGGCCCTCAAGTCTTTCTCATCGGCCTGCACTTCCGCATTCGATGCTTCGTCCAGCGTGGAACGAATCTCTGGTATGTCTCTGCTGGTGATCAGGACTCTGCAGTTGCCTTTGACGAGAGGAGCCAAGACGGTTTTCAGGCCCCTCGGATTTTCCATCTCATCAGGGCCATCAAGGACCAAAAAGAACTGCTGGACAGTACAGACGGTTTTCAGCGCATTGTAGACATCCTCAGGGGAAGCCGACCGATGAAGGCCCGACGACTGCTTCCGCAGACCGGTGAGCGCCTGGATGACAGAGACGTGGCCCGTCGCGATGATCTGGCACAGCAGGTCCTTCCAGATTGCTTCCTTTGTCTGCTCTTTTCGATTGACGAAGTCAAAGAAGTAATGCAGAACAGCGAAGGACTCGATACTTGTGTTGAGATGGTGGAGAATGACAGCCGCGAGCATCGATTTCCCGACGCCCGGGGGGCCGTGGCACCAATGAAGAGGCGGTCCGCTCTCGGCTGCCCACTGCTTGTATGTGTCCGACTCCAAGAGCCACTCCCCAGTACCCGAAAGAGGATTCGGGACGGTGCCAGAGGTTCTCTTTGGGCTGCCGAGCCATTCCAGTAGGTCTTTTTGGTCTTGGTGGTTGCTGAGCCGGGAGACGCCCCGATGGGTTGCCgacgcgacgacgaggttctGCGCCGCCAGGAAGTCCGTGAAGATGCTCCGGAACCGGTGAAGGTCCTCAATTTGTTTCCTCAGGTTCTTTTCTTTGATGGGCCAGAAGATGCTGGGCGAGGGCTTCCG encodes:
- a CDS encoding Putative NACHT nucleoside triphosphatase, P-loop containing nucleoside triphosphate hydrolase, which gives rise to MAEAVGLASGIAGLVTIAMQISKLSYDYMSTVKSAHETQKQYIREVTGLTDVLLRSEEAVQNIDEGNIGFSRPAGLSQRVMEDVAEELEKLCSQLRKPSPSIFWPIKEKNLRKQIEDLHRFRSIFTDFLAAQNLVVASATHRGVSRLSNHQDQKDLLEWLGSPKRTSGTVPNPLSGTGEWLLESDTYKQWAAESGPPLHWCHGPPGVGKSMLAAVILHHLNTSIESFAVLHYFFDFVNRKEQTKEAIWKDLLCQIIATGHVSVIQALTGLRKQSSGLHRSASPEDVYNALKTVCTVQQFFLVLDGPDEMENPRGLKTVLAPLVKGNCRVLITSRDIPEIRSTLDEASNAEVQADEKDLRAYLASRFEENGLEDVMEQHPHLERDILDKSQGMQVFHNNEESTSNHLVELSTVKEMRQALKVYPDHLEKAFESSLERIDAQSKSQRTLAHRVMGWIISAERKLQMAELIHGLATEEDCDELDDENLVSPKTLLKVCGGLVVIQGGSVSMVHSTVHTWLCNRYNGLYHGDIADSCLRYLTMRTFAGGVAHTAEEMDTRMETFVFLSYAALFWRKHLDETVDLKAGSVDRLLDNPGLRAAAFQASHYKNSLKSTITRTAVFETIPSGHTALHFASYWNLPEKITSLLFQGEDKNATDTQMWTPLHWACFSQSQEAVEILIAHKADTNARDSVNWTPVFWAALNGNTKTVKLLLDNGASHMARDVHDWTALRWAVASLQTDVVKALLEHHSNSLSGTHHNEQIPAPKDLSYDEARRYFTPHLPTDTKRDLIDELQGSSVDISNNRSDYDDLVAVFQEPSFNMKDLWVTGRFDPPVGNEWRTASKLNPPSGRSVDIDDSSRRKCETAASWKSRMLLSAIRDGKLLALRLLLEAGANVGAEADVQSALHTATLRKDPRFAEILIEYGADMEARNPFNFTPLQQAAFRGFEEVCEILLSKGANANAYYSFLERDRLAACHTPLMLVCGLKPESGTDELDLQARMVRTLLKYGADPNIKDGGVDGTTALHHAAMVGDLRILRLLLDAGSNPRQLDNHGRTAIHYLILGRNGAPDCSFSRCWIPGQATECLTVLTERCGLDFVNKTCNMMSHWRTNVSRFFTPLSLAVLYECWEILEALRNLGAIYETNMPLDGCLRQPLLELQVSAVELLVENGATFPSIDGCSWVDELCLFSPNHKTTSDEVGRLKRILAMLIPRGLDIKAVDEREDTLLHHAIRTGSNELVECLLDAGADPHRENRDEVDAFLLACLSQQLDLLKILLGHSKNNTFTSHWKHHLESPEILGDESLFAAVCKALVLADQIHRPLRGGTILSQAAGSDNLVFVKELLTCGADPDLGDEKGRRPLHVAAEKGHTFIIETLVNSGAAVDVLDERQWTPLHYAVYGGHPCIVDTLLMNGATVDVLDDWQWTPLHYAAFHGRTETARLLLKGGASAMTAASISIKNPNYRDMPCCLRHGYASTVTPLHLAAMAGVAETVRLILEGTVDVDTSTAAPVQNAIQDGFYRVPTLGSGFTALHLALGTWKDLTWERFMPSKEELEIISMLVNRGASVEGAANHLRVEDIAKFEEFPELWDNLRAGITVE